The DNA region AAGAACCTGACACTGCCCGCGGCCGTCGGCGTCACGCTGCGGACCGCCCAGCCGGCACCACCCGAACCCTCGCCGACCGTGTCCCCGTCCGCCTCCGGGGAGGCGTCCCCGCCCGCCGGTCCGGTCACGCCGTCGGCCACCGGCAGCGCGAGCCCCTCGGCCAGTGCCTCGCCGTCCGCGAAGCCGAGCGGACAGACCGGGGGGAAGCGCTCGCCGAGCCCCTCCGCCAGGACCACGACCGGCCACCCGACCACCGCGACCACCACCGGGTCGTCCTCCGCAGCGACAGGAGCAGCTAGACCGTGATTGCCGTACTGGGTCTCGTGATCGGGGTCGTCGTCGGGCTCGTCGTCCAGCCCGAGGTGCCGGACGCCGTCGTGCCGTACCTGCCGATCGCGGTGGTGGCGGCGCTGGACGCGGTGTTCGGCGGTGTCCGCGCGATGCTGGACGGGATCTTCAACGACAAGGTGTTCATCGTCTCCTTCCTCTCGAACGTTGTGGTGGCGGCGCTGATCGTCTTCCTCGGCGACCAGCTGGGCGTGGGCTCGCAGCTGTCCACCGGCGTGGTCGTCGTCCTCGGTATCCGGATCTTCTCCAACGCCGCTGCGATCAGGCGCCATGTCTTCCGCGCCTGAGCCGGGCCGCGGACGGGCGGCGGAGGAGAAGGTGGACGGATCTGCGGGAGATGTTGTGCGCGAGGACGGTGGCGGGGAGCGCGGGCCGGTGCCGGTGGAGGCCTCGGCCGGTGACCGGGAGGAGAAGCGCGGGGAAAGCTCTGCGGACCGTGCGGTGACCCAGGACGGGACCCGGGTCGGGACCCGGACCGGGACCCCGGTCGACGGGCGTCCCGAGGAAGGGGCTGCTGACGGGGAGCCGGCGGAGGACGGGGGGACGACCGTCTCCCCGGCCCCCGGAGCGCCGGAGGACGGCGCCCTGGAGGAGCCGCCGGGGGAGTCCCCGGAGGAGCCTGCGGTCGAGGCCGCAGTGCCCGTTCCGGGGCGCGCCCCCGAGGTGATTCCTGCGCCCGCGCGTGCGCCTCTGGCGGAGGCCGCGGCGGTGCCGGAGCCGGTGCGCCGGCCGGAGCCGCCGACCGAGGCCGACGTGAAGACCGAGGCTGACGTGAAGGCTGACGTGAAGGCGGAGGCGGAGGCGAAGGCCGAGGCCGGGGCGGAGCCCGGGCCAGGGCCGCAGCCGGAAGCGGAGTCCTCCGCGTCGTCGGTGCCCCTGACCGTGTCGGTGCCCGTGTCGGTGCCTGTGGTGGAGACCGGAGCGGCGAAGGCGTCCGAGCCGCTCGCCGCCGCCGGACCGGGGTCCGCCCCGGAAGCCGCGCCCGCGTCGGGCGCCGACGACCGGGCCGAGGGGCGCAGGAGGATGAAGGCCGCACTCTGGCCGCCGCGGCTGTCGCGCGGCCAGCTGGTGGTGGCGGTGCTGCTGTTCTCGCTCGGACTGGCGCTGGCGATCCAGGTCCGCTCCACCAACGACCACCACAGCCAGCTGCGGGGTGCGCGGCAGGAGGACCTCGTTCGCATCCTCGACGAACTGGACAGCCGTCAGCAGCGTCTCCAACAGGAGAAGGCGGAGCTTGAGCAGTCCCTGGCCAAGTTGGAGAACAGCTCCAACCAGGCCAAGGAGGCCCAGGAACAGACCAGGAAGAAGGTGACGGAGCTCGGCGTACTGGCCGGGACCGTCCGAGCCACTGGTCCGGGCATCGTACTGACGGTCGATGATCCCCAAGGGCAGGTGAAGGCAGATATGCTGCTGGACACCCTGCAGGAACTCCGAGCGGCGGGGGCGGAGGCGATTCAGATCAACGATGTGCGCGTGGTGGTCGACACCTACTTCACGGACGTGTCCGGCGGCGGTGTGCAGATCGACGGCAAGAAGGTCTCGGCGCCCTACCGGTTCACCGTCGTGGGGAACCCGCAGGACCTCACACCCGCGCTGAACATCCCGGGAGGTGTGGTCCGCACGCTGGAGAGCCATCAGGCGCGCGCGACCATCTCCCAACAGCAGAAGGTGCTCGTCGACGCACTCGTCGAACCGAAGACGCCGCAGTACGCCAAGCCGGCTCCGAAGTGAGCATCACACCCGGAGTTCCACACCAGCCGGTCCGACCAGCCGTCGGGCCCGCAAGCTGTCCGAGGTCCTCACCCTGCCCCGCGGGCGGGTCTGTCACACGCAAGGGGATTCGCCCGTGAGTTTCTTCTCCAAGTTGTTCGGTCGTAACAAGGGCCGCGACGCGGCCGCCGTCGAGGCGCCCACCGCGCGCCACCGCCGGGACGACGAGCCCGCCGTGCCGGGCATGCGCCCCGCCCCCGAGGGGTCGGAGTACGCCGAGCGCCCGCTGTTCCGGGACGGCGCCCAGTACGCCGGGAATCAGGGGGGCTACGGCGCGTCGGTTGACCCCTCCGGCGCCCCGCGCATAGGTTTCCCGTCAGGACCCTCAACCTCTGGTGGAGGGTTTGCCCC from Kitasatospora sp. NBC_00458 includes:
- a CDS encoding DUF881 domain-containing protein, yielding MPEPVRRPEPPTEADVKTEADVKADVKAEAEAKAEAGAEPGPGPQPEAESSASSVPLTVSVPVSVPVVETGAAKASEPLAAAGPGSAPEAAPASGADDRAEGRRRMKAALWPPRLSRGQLVVAVLLFSLGLALAIQVRSTNDHHSQLRGARQEDLVRILDELDSRQQRLQQEKAELEQSLAKLENSSNQAKEAQEQTRKKVTELGVLAGTVRATGPGIVLTVDDPQGQVKADMLLDTLQELRAAGAEAIQINDVRVVVDTYFTDVSGGGVQIDGKKVSAPYRFTVVGNPQDLTPALNIPGGVVRTLESHQARATISQQQKVLVDALVEPKTPQYAKPAPK
- a CDS encoding small basic family protein, yielding MIAVLGLVIGVVVGLVVQPEVPDAVVPYLPIAVVAALDAVFGGVRAMLDGIFNDKVFIVSFLSNVVVAALIVFLGDQLGVGSQLSTGVVVVLGIRIFSNAAAIRRHVFRA